TTCGGTGTGATGCTGAAGTAACTGTCACAACATCAAGGTCACCCTGTAACAACTGCTCACAGCACCCCGGGGCTTTCTGCTATGGTTTATGTATCTTCTGCGATGTGTCCATTTAACAAAAACTAggtgttttcttcctgttttcagaAGAGGAATTTGCTTCTTAAAATACTGTCTAACTTAACATGTATTAGAATTTATGTATGAGAACCTAGATTTATTCCAAGAACTGTTCTGCCTCATGACTAGGTTATgtggcagagaaagaaatgaaaatgattccTTCCCAAATTTCCAATCAGAAAATGACCATGGAAATCTCATGTAAAACAGCCAACTTTTGCTTCAAAGAGAAAGCAACTTGGTTCTGATGGCAGGTATCCAAAACTTGTATAGATCTTAAGAATAAGTCAGGGGCTGCAGagttgctcagtggttagaataCTGACAGTTCTTGGAGAGGACTtgtgtttaattcccagaacccacatggaagctcacaattgtctgtaccCCCATTTCCAAGGGATTCAATGCTCTCTTTTGGCCACTGTAGGTACCGGGCACTAGGCACCatatacattcagacaaaacatccattcacataaaatagtaataaattatttaagaaaaagaataattaaaataggAACAAAACTGTGTTAAACTGCTTGATCTAGCTGCCTTGTAAGTATAATTAAATTATTGCTGTGCATTGTAAATAAAAGCAGTATTTACTGGCtaattgaaattaaaagaaatttaagaaaacaaatggaacaacaacaaatgaaaccTATGAGACTTAGAATGTGTGTAGCCCTATAAGCAGACAGCCTGAGCTCTGTGGGCAAGATTAAGTCCTTCTGAGTCACACAGTCACCTCATCTACCAAAAAAGATGAAAGAACGGGTTCGGATTTCACCTCATAATGGGCAGGGTCATCTTCACCTTAATTCCTGTGCTTGCCCACTCTAAATTGCATCTTTCCATCCAAACTTCCTGCTCAGAAGGTTTCCCCCACTCCCCAGATGTCTGTGATACCTACGGACCAAATTAAACTGCAGCCTCCTTTCCCAGGGCACTCTGAACCAATCCCTCTTACCTGCTTTAGTAGAACCGCTTAATCAAGTATGTCGCCCATGCTACTGGGCACCTAACAAACAAAGAGTTCAATCTCTCTCTTGGCAACTCCTCCCTCAAAAGTAAAACAGGTTCATCACCAAACCCTGAGTAGAAGGGAAGCCACAGTTCAGGACTTTTGTGTATTTCACACTGTAAGGCCTGTGTTAGTGTTTAACCCACTCCCTGTGATAATGctgtttaaagagagagagaaagagagagagagagagagagagagagagagagagagagagagagagagtttaaacatttctcagaaaaaaaaaaaaaaaacatggtgacCCACATTCCTGAAAAGGCAGTTTGAGGCATGCTGGGGGAGAGCATGTGTATTTCCAGGTCAGAAGCACACTTTCGAGAATATACCTTGTTGTCATTAAATCAACAAAACTCCATTTCTGGGCTGCTAGAACATGGAAGTTAATCAATGAAGCGACTATCcgccccttcctcctcctcctccttctcctccttcttcatgTTAAGTATTCTCCAGACTCCCGTTGGTGTTTCTCTGAGTTGGTCTTTTCTGCTAGTCCTCAAACAGGCCTCAAGCCTGATCTGTAGCCTAGGTGGGCCCCGGGAGTAAAGATCTTCTAGTCTGGATGCTGGAGACACAGACCTATCATCATTAGGGCCCCCTCTGAGGCTAGAAATCGGGCCTCACTGGATCCTTTTAATCTGAACGGGGGGGCCCACCCACCTACATCACCATGcatgccccctttcccctcccatgAAATGTGaaactttcttcttccccttctcaaAGACGATTTTAGCTCTGTCTCTATCAGCGTGGCAAGAGACAGATTTCAGAGCCAAACTAAACTGAAGCAAAGCTACGTGGAGTGCGTGCAGCTGTCAAtccactctctctgcttttttaCATCTACCTTTTTATTTGCCTGTAAAAAGGAGGAGTATAGGACCCCAGCAAGGTGTTAGTGAGACCCTGGAGGAAAGAAATTTTGTTTGGGTTTCGGTTTTGTTCTATAGCCCAGCTTGACTTCTCCCTACAATCCTCTATTTCAACCTCCTAAATTCCAGTGTCTGGCCATGCCCAGCTAAAATCTTAAGAACCTAATGTGACACCAAAAGGCCAGCAAGTACTGCTTTGAAAGGCCCTGGGGAGGATGTCTGATTGATACCTGGGCCATTTTGGAGTCTTAAAATTAGAGTCCAGGTGGGACAGGTCCCCAGGCCCTGGAGAGAGTGTTTGATTGATATTTTGGGCCATTTGGAGTCTTTAAGAGCCCAGGTGGGAAAGGGCCCTAGGCTGCCATGCAAACCCGTCACACTCCAGCTCTTGTGGGGATGCTGTGCCTTCTCATTTAGTTAACTAACTTCCTTTATCTTCCTCAAAGTCTTCAGGCTAACCTTGCTAAATCACAGCTGCTCTTAAAGTTCTGTGCCCTAACCTGGGACTTTGCTATTTCATCTCCCTGGCTTGTTATCCTGCTAACATCAACGAATATGCAGAGGTTTTTCAGACCCTGTGGCACTGAGACTCTGGGCTGACAGCTGCTCCTCCCAACTCCAGTTTAGAACAAGAGTGGGAAAATTTATCCCGGCATTGACAGGGCTCCATCCCCACTTCCTCCTGGCTGCTGTCTGTCTGCCCGGTTCTGGGGTAGTaacctcctgcctcctccacccACTGCCGACCCGTGACGTCACGGGCGGTGGCTCCCGCGGGCCTATAAAGCAGCAGGTGCTCACTGCACCGCACCCTCAGTCTGCTCGCTCCTCTCCCTCCTGACACGCGAACACCGCCCCGACATCCCGAGCTGAGCAGGAGGCGCTGGCCGCTCCCGCCGCCCGGAGCCCGGCGGGCTGGGCATCCCTGCGCCAGTGCTTGCCCGCTGCTCCTCGTTCCCGCTGATCCCGCAGCCCAGAGCCCCAGCCGTCGTGTCGCCGCAGAGACCCGGACGCCGCCGGCCCGCGGGACCAATGAGAACTCCGCTGCTGCCGCGGGCGCTCCTGGTGCAGTCGCTGCTGCTTCTTTTAGGCTCAGGTGAGCACCCGCCGCCTCCAGCAGCCACCTGGTCTGTAGCCCCTTAAATGCTGCTGTCCTTTGACGCCCCGAATTTTTTCCGGCTGGCGAACGGATGCCGGTAGTTCGCTCCGCTGAAGTTGCTCTTGCTAAGAAGACAGCAGACAGAGGTCTCTAGCATGCCCCAAGGACCAGGCTGCCCGTGAGAATACCTATACTAAAATCCAGCGGATGGAGACCTACGAGGTCATTTTAGCCCAGGCTTTCctttgacagctgaggaaccgAGTCCAGACAGGTGAAATAATTTCCGCAAGAGTAGTTAATCCAAGAGGATTTGAGGAGGTTTCCTtgccttctgtctccatctcttgtgtctaggtattttatttttaccttcctAAAGAGGACTCAAAGTGCCCTAGAGAGAGGCTGAAAGCACCGCTGCCAGTGCTgctttgagatttaaaaagaaaaaaataaaaaggaaaagagacaaaatcataaaagaatagaaaaggcaAGGACTGGAACTCAGAACTCTCCAAAAGTTACCAGGTGCTCTCAACTTTTTCTCTGTgctaataataatcataataataatggATAAAGATAGTAACAGTCCTTGCTGTTAGGCACCATTGTACTACCTTTAACATTTTATGTACAGATTCAACAGGCATAATCAAGTGTTAAAATGGATCCCCACATGCAGCATCAGCTAAAAGGAGGCAGGAGAGCATGGGCAGAAAGGCACGCACGTCAGACCTGCACTAAGAGCCTATTAGACATTGCCTGTTATGTGATTCTACTGGACTGACTTGGCAGGGCTTTTTAAATTGTGGAAATTATTGTAGGCTATCTGTGGAAAAGAAAACCCAGATAAAAGAAACTCTGTAATTGGAGCGGCTGAGTTTGCCTCTTGGCAAACTGTGAAGTTGCTTTCATTAGTGACTCAGTCAGAAAAACAATAGCACACGTGCAGTGCAATAGCTGCTTTGATAGGAGGAGACAAGTCTCCCAGCACTGCTCACACAGTGACACAAAAGCCCCTAGACTCAAGGCCTCTTATTCTCTCCCTGCAGGCCATTATGCAGCTGGGTTGGACCTGAATGATACCACCTCTGGGAAAATTCCAGCATTTTCTGGGCACCACAATGCCACTGGACTTGTGGTTTCTGCGGGAAGTGAGGTCTCTACCATAAGTGAAATGCCCTCTGGCAGTGAACTCTCCACAGGGGACTATGACTACTCAGAAGAATATGATAATGAGCCACAAATATCCGGCTATGTTATAGATGATTCAGTCAGAGGTAAGTGGAGGAGACCGGAAAAATTCTGTGTATGAGATGTGGTTTGATCTTAGCAATGTGGCTTCAGAAAAAACATCGCTTTTCCGAGTTTTCTAATTGCTTTATAGGTGTGGCTATTGCATATCCTTTAAAGAAGTATTGTAGATTGCATCCTATACGTCTAAGGCATTAATCAAAGTCTTTATAATTCTGGTAAACAGaaattattattctcattttacacaATAACTGAAGCTCAGAAAGGTTACGTGGCTCAGGGAGCAAGCAGTTGAGTCAGAATTAGAACCTCAATCTGCTTGATTCCAGGGACTATGTTCTTTTCCAGGTGTGCCACATGACCTCCATTCTGAGAGCAGAGGTAGTCATTAACAGTTCCTGTGGGCCTTGTAGCTCAACACTTgtatcccctcccccatactaCTGTGTTCAAATAACAAGCATTTTAACACAAAtaagggaacagaagaaaaactgaCAGACCTCTAGAAATGTTAAAGAAACACaagtatgtgtatattttatttttatccaaaCTAGTgacccccttttctctcttttgctcttACCAAACAGaccttttaaaaatacctttcttttacatgagagagagataaaagcTCCCTACCttcattttactttgtattttgaggGAAGAAGAGACTATCGATAAGTCAGGTCTAGAACTGTCTACCCTAGAGGAAGGATAAGGGGATTCCAGAGTTCTTTAAGTTCTTTTAAGACTTTCATAGAagattttcctcctcctctgcttcccctccccctcctccttcccctcctttagAGTCTCCCAGAACTGAAGAATAGTGAGTGAGTGTCCTAATACAGGGACAGGGACTGGGCAAGTGACAGGAGGGATAAACCTCAATGACCATTCTACTTTGGTGCCTTGCTtctaattgttttgtttgtttgttttgatatatgTCATGAGAAAGGGGATTAGATTAGACCATTGGGTGTCCAGGACTTATGATATTAACACATTCAGAGGGCAAATCAATTCCTAGCAGAGCAAGTGACCAATATTTAGAATTGCAGCTCAGTGTATAAAGCTGAAACTGTTGGTTGAGCTCATTTGAAAGTCTGTTTGCTTAAATGCCCATGGGTGTTCTGTCTGTTGCGACACTTCAGCACAGTGACTATTATTTGGCTTGGACTTCTAATCTACCTGATGAAGTATAGTGATATTCATTTAAGACTGTTCTCCTAGAGGGCTTTTTCTAACTTGCACTTCTTAATGACCAGAAGAAAGTTTTTGTATAAACACTGCATGGTCACCTAGTTAACATTACTCCTAATTTAGCTTTTATTAATGCACTCAAAGTAAGctactaaaacaaaacataaacaaaaacaaaaaaccctactaTCATTTCCTTGAGATGCTGTCTTTTACACCCCTGTTAGCCTTCTACTAACATTTCTGTTGTGTTCCGTGTGATGGGTGCTTGCACTGCCTTTGGGACTAGCGTGCCTTCTCTTCTTGGTGGCCTCTTTTTGCTGAACACATGGTCATACACACCTATTGAAGAATATTCAGAACAAAATGTACATCATTAAACAGCTCAAGCCTTCCTCTTCCTTTAGCATGTAATGAACTACACCTTTCAGAGTTCTGAGGACTCTAGATCTTATGAGTTGAGGTGGCATTCTGAAGCCAATAGGACACAATATTTCAGTGCTATTTTAAATAGATTGAATGCAACAAAGAGCCCCCTGgaaagtgttttttgttgtttttaataatatgtaTTTTCCAGTTTTCTCCACCCTTGAGTAGTGCCCACTAACTTCCAGCTTAAGACAGTGAGCCTAAGACAATTATGGAGAAGTAAAATCAGCAGATCTGTCTCACACCACATTTTAGTCAATGGCATTGTCCTTTACCAAGAGACATTGTTTGAtacaaggaaaacaaatgaacaaacaaaaagccttaaGCCTGTCAGCACTGTGCTTTCCAGCTGCTTGTTCTAGGAGATGTATTTTGTCTTTGCTGGACTATTTACCTCTGTATCGTGTGAGGTACAGTACATCTATGTGCACACTTAGGTAAAATAACAAAAGTAGCTTGTGACACAGATTAGTAAGTACCATCTAACATAGATACTCTCTGGAAGTTTACCATGTGTATCATGTTAAATAATGAGGCAAAGGTTGTTCTCAGTGCCGTGATTTTTCAGTCTCATATATCTCACGTGATTCTTAAGATGAAGAGAAGATGCTGACAGTAAATCTGACCTTAACTTGTCAAACTTTCCTTTTCTCCAGTTGAACAGGTAATTAAGCCcaagaaaaataagacagaagGGGACAGGACTTCAGAcaaacccaaaagaaagaaaaagggaagcaaAAGTGGGAAAggtagaagaaacaaaaagaagaaaaagaacccatGTGATACGAATTTCCAGAACTTCTGCATTCATGGTGAATGTGTATACATCGAGAACCTTGCAGTGACATGCAAGTAGGTTTGAACCACATAAAATTCCCCATCCTACATCATGCCTGAAACCCCCACAGACTTTTGACTTTTCCAGTGTGCAAACCAAGACCCAGAAACTTCATTAAAAGATAAGGTGGAAAATATGTAGGTTTTGTGGGCCAATATTATGTCTGTACACTCAATTAAAATGTAAGCtcttaaaatagagaaaaaacttAAATTTCAGGCTGTGAAAAGTAGGGCAAAGAGGCTgtagttttctattgctataaaccATCATTTTATTACATAATATAGATATATTTTCCAGcctttttgcaaaaaaaaaattaacaagagcCTTAAGGTATTTATTGCATAACCTTTCATGTGGTTCTAATATCCCCAACCTCTCACAAGCCCCTAGCACTAAATTAAATGAGAGTTGAATGTATTAACTGAAAAACCAGGCACCATGTCTTCTTGGAATATCACACTCACATGCAAACTAATCACACTTGTTCTTAAAGATCCTTAGCTAGAATGCATTCCATGTCTCATGATTTTGCAATATAGATGATGGTGTGGCCTTTCTAAGTTAAATTAAGTGACTGTCATTAATTGGTAGACTTGAAATACACAGAACCTTTTCAACAATTATCATAATGAAATGTGATGTTACAGGTGTGATTCTGAATACTTTGGTGAACGCTGTGGAGAAAAATCCATGAAGACTCAGAGCAAAGATGACAATGACCTATCCAAGATTGCATTAGCAGCCAtaactgtctttgtctctgtggtAACCCTCATAGCTGTTGGCATTGTTGTCACAGTCCAGTAAGTACAGAACAACTTAAGAATTAACTCTTGTCATGAGTTCTATCAGGTTCTGCTGTCACATTTTACATGAACTATTTTATAGTGTGTGACCTATGAGCACAATACATTCAAAATTTGCATTACTTTGACTACCACTGATATGGCATATAAAGCCATCTTTCAGAGATAGAATATTTTTTAGCttaaaaattgatatttttattacatattatatttttgATGATGGTTATTTCTGAATCTCAGAAAGTATTAATATtgtctttgaatattttaaactTAAGCATAAAGCTGACCAGAAACTAATTAGGGTCATATTGGGCTCATAGCCCCAAACGCACTTCttcagcattaaaaataaaatctgtaaggGCTTAAGATCTTCAGCCAAAAAAGCTATGCCTCTTCTCACAGTACAATGCAAAGCTCTGAGCTTGTAATTTCTTGGCATGGTGCTGATTGGTTTACAGTATAGACCCATTTCTGTCCTTATTGGGTATTGTAGTGTGGGAACATATTAAGAAACAAAGCGAAGCATTTCCTCCCAATGGCATGGTGTAGACAGCAAGGACAAACTTTGTTACTGTGGTCCTCCCACAGCATCTTCCCTGGGCAACATGCCTTGCTTCAGGACCAAAGAATGTCCATGCTAGACTGTTCTGATGGGTACATCAGCATGGTATTGTCTCTCAGACAGAAGCCAAAGGATAGGGGAAGCTGGAGGAGGGCCTGCATGATTCTTGAATGACTCACTGCTGCTAGGCCTTGGGAAAAGCATTGGATTCATTATTCTAATTTTAGGTCTTGGTAAATTACCTTAACAACTGGATTGTGTACATGATCCATCACTGATGTTCTTCAGGATACAGGACTTATCTCCTGCCATTGTTTACTGTTATCTTAAATTCAAATCAGATAGGGATAAAATGACAGTTAGAAGCTATTTTATTATGCACATGGAGTTTGATGTGCAGGTTAAATTTGTTTTGTACACCTGGAATTTCTTCTTGCCTCAAGCCAGGTATGCAAATGCAtttaggagagaaaagagaacccCTGCAAACCACTATTATTTgtcatagaaaaatagaaaacaaaatgtgagCTAAGGATGTTTCACAATAATTGAACTTATAGTTATTCAATTTTCAATGCTCAATAATCCTCTGAAAGAATGTGGAATAGCTATTTTTTATGTTGgctctctgttttctttgtggCAGTGTTGGAGACAGAACTTAGAACCTCACACATGCTGGCCAAGTACACAATGGCTAAGCAAATCTACAGcagtttcagttttttgagaaagggtccaTGTTTTCCAAGCTCTCCTTCCTTGATTTTGTGATTGTCCTGTCCTGGCTTCTTGAGTAGCTGGGGTGATGGGCCTGTGATACTAGACCAGCTCAATTCTGTCACTGttagaaaatgatttttctctcaaatttttTATGATATTTGAAACATAATCAACACCAATTTTAAGCCacatttactgagtattttttcCCATAATTGAAGTGAATGTTTTTCCTTAAACATAAGTTCTTTGGGATTTAATGACAATGTCTGGTGGGATGACTCGGGAACCACTGAAAGTAGTGGACAACATTCCCCCAATTATAAACTGTGGAGTTTAAACATATAATGcagcaataaataaaattagaaggaAACATTTATGTTTGGAAATAAAATACAAGTTGTTTTATAAACAGTCAAAATTTCtagttatttaaaaatcacttaatGGAAACTTAAATTCATTCCTATATATTCATTTATGTGCATGTAGTCCTTCTATTGTATTCCATCTCCCCCGATGCTTAATTCTTCAGGAATAACATCAAAAGACATGGCTATGTTCCACACTGTTGAAAGTTTTCCTTGTGACTAtacatttacattttggtgtTTTAGAAGTGTGTTTATATAGTGGCAGCATGAATGCCCCCCACAAAAAAATATTGGCCAGACACTGCAGTTGTGTTTAGGCTTTGGTTTAGTGCAATAAACCAAGGAATGGTTCTTGTCTATAAGAGGTCACAGGAAGAAACTTCCCACTGCACCGATATGTAGGACTTGCTAACAGTGGGATTCTGTGTTCCCTAAAGGCTTCGAAAACGATACTTCAAGGAATatgaaggagaagcagaagagcGAAAGAAGCTTCGACAAGAAACTGGAAATGTACCTGTCATAGCCTAGTTGAAGACAATTCAGGTATGGCCATTAAAATTTACCTGCAGTTTAGATgctataattttgaaaaaatgacAACACTTGTCTCAAGGCAAAGGAAGACTgtattcttaattatgaatgtGTATGAAGAACTGTTTTAAGGAAATGTTATTCTTTGAGTAAGTTTGATTTCAATCTTGTAAAAGAACTAAGTATTTACTCATTATTCAAAGGAATATAGATCTGGGGAACTCCAGTCCTTTATCAAAGAACGTAATgctttatagatggagaaaacctATAAGGAATCCAGGCATTGAGGAATGTAAAATAGAAGTCATAAGAAAGGAACCAATGGAATGGGGAAACAGTCCAAAAATGGGAGATTCAGTGGGACACACTCAAGAGCTAGGAAAGGTCATGTATCCAAAATGGCCTTGTGAACTGGGAAGATCTTAGGAAGTCAGGAGAGCAATTATGAAGAAATATTGGCAATACTGAGAAGTTAGCAGGGTATTTTAGAAACAGTAGAGGGCCAGGGTTAGCTATTGCATGAAAGAAGATCCTCTTTGAGACAAGAACTGGAATGTTCctttaaaggaaggaaagaagggaatcATATTTGAGAGTTCTTTGCTAAAAAcctatgatttaatttttaaacagagaaatctaaGTACATTTTAGGTAGAAAGTACACACTAAAGAGTTAATGAAGACGACggaggaagagagaggcaaaAAACTCAGACATTTAGGAAAGATAATGTTGTGTCCCTAACATACTTTTTCTGCCTTTAGTGGAGTTGTCACTTGAGATAACTGTTAAGTGGGGTATTCCTATACATACCATAAGTCTACTGAAACTTAAGTTCTATTTTTAATACACTCTAGATTATTATAACTCATGAAACAGATAAATGTTCATGACAATGTTATACTTAGTATTCTTTGCATCTTTAAGAAATATTTCACTTCTGTGCTTAAGCTACAACTCAATGCATTCATAAGGGTGGAATGGGATATTAATATGCTGTGCTGGCATGGTGGCTACCTATTAACTGGTAGCTACTATTATTATACCCCTGGTACTAATTATCTTAAATTAACTGTATATCATAAATACTGAGACACTTAATCttagtttttaattatgtctAACAGGGTATACCCGGTTGGGAAAACTATTTTTCTTGACTACAGTGGCCTTTTTTATTAAGCAAGGTTTTAAATGGTGTGAACATTTGTAGTTTCCCACATAGTCatataatttaagaaatgaaagATGAACTTAAGTCAAAGTGGCAGATCTGGTATGTCTCCTAGGACATcccagaaaaaagaaactgacaaaTTATGATCCTTGGAAATTTTCTTAAAGCCACATCAGACTAGAGCTTATCTCTGATACTTCTTTTTCCTCACAGGTTAACAGTCGTGTCACTGCCAAGTCAGAAACAAAAATGCCACATTGGTCCTCTTCTTGATGAAGGAAGTGGAGCCTTCTGATGGTTCCAGTCTTTCAGCTGTCAATTTTCATGATGGTCTTATTTCTGTACATAATGAGATGTGTGGAGATAAAGTATTTTTTCATGTTGTACAtagtttatttaatatttaagtgttatttattttatagctcattaaactttttttaaacaaacagatTGAGAGTTTGAATATTAGTTTTGAAGTCTCTATACTTGAGAGCACTTTTCTCCTGACATTTGGTTTGATCAATCATTTACAAAGGCTCCCTCCTGAATCATTactggttttctttgtttgctttttcctttacCATTTGAAAAGCGTCTCCCTGTAGAAACCTATGATTTTCCTGCTTATAGGCACAAGTGACTGCATCTGGCTAAAACTGTAGCCCCTTATTCCTCTCACAGACACTAATAACTGTGATAATTGTAATTCCAAACTGTCTCTTCCTATTCCATATAGGATTTATATGGAATTATGTAAAcatctgaaacacacacacacattttattgttCATTCTCACTGCTTATTGCTATGGCCAGCATAGAT
The Cricetulus griseus strain 17A/GY chromosome 1 unlocalized genomic scaffold, alternate assembly CriGri-PICRH-1.0 chr1_1, whole genome shotgun sequence genome window above contains:
- the Areg gene encoding amphiregulin isoform X2, encoding MRTPLLPRALLVQSLLLLLGSGHYAAGLDLNDTTSGKIPAFSGHHNATGLVVSAGSEVSTISEMPSGSELSTGDYDYSEEYDNEPQISGYVIDDSVRVEQVIKPKKNKTEGDRTSDKPKRKKKGSKSGKGRRNKKKKKNPCDTNFQNFCIHGECVYIENLAVTCKCDSEYFGERCGEKSMKTQSKDDNDLSKIALAAITVFVSVVTLIAVGIVVTVQLRKRYFKEYEGEAEERKKLRQETGNVPVIA